The Pleuronectes platessa chromosome 10, fPlePla1.1, whole genome shotgun sequence genome contains a region encoding:
- the LOC128448974 gene encoding zinc finger MYM-type protein 1, giving the protein MSQRRISMFFAPKVVGSQGGMIADKDAVRVHAGDQREESASSEIRAESAYIDAAASDAADQSEDSASASAGGSGSGSTGNLLGKNDLGTRETGPKQPRQDQYPSTSFGKQQRSFQYKWFESFDWLEYSLSRNSSHCFSCKLFGKHNPRASKDALLSTEGFNNWKRALDSYREHEASAVHKSSILAWKNYRATLTEGDVVDQMNVGNSSQISERREYLRRIVAVTSLLGKQGIAFRGHDETSSSLNQGNFLEVMKLLETFDPFLQNYQAPSHSTYLSPASQNSMIENVVLMK; this is encoded by the exons ATGTCACAAAGAAGGATTTCAATGTTTTTTGCTCCAAAAGTGGTTGGCAGCCAAGGAG GTATGATAGCAGATAAGGATGCAGTCAGGGTTCATGCAGGAGACCAAAGGGAGGAGAGTGCAAGTTCAG agATAAGGGCAGAGTCAGCATACATAGATGCAGCTGccagtgatgctgctgaccAGAGTGAGGACAGTGCAAGTGCAAGTGCAG GTGGCTCAGGGTCAGGGAGCACAGGGAACCTGTTAGGAAAGAATGATTTAGGGACACGAGAAACAGGCCCAAAGCAACCCAGACAGGACCAGTACCCCTCCACTAGTTTTGGAAAGCAGCAACGGTCTTTCCAGTACAAATGGTTTGAATCTTTTGACTGGCTGGAGTATTCTTTGAGCAGAAACTCTTCACACTGTTTCTCATGCAAGCTCTTTGGGAAACACAACCCTAGAGCCAGCAAAGATGCCCTCCTCAGCACTGAGGGCTTTAATAACTGGAAAAGGGCCTTGGATAGCTACCGAGAGCATGAGGCAAGTGCTGTCCACAAGTCATCTATCCTGGCCTGGAAGAATTACAGAGCTACGCTAACAGAAGGCGATGTTGTCGACCAAATGAATGTTGGAAATTCCAGTCAGATTAGTGAAAGGAGAGAATACCTGCGGCGCATTGTGGCCGTCACTAGCCTTTTAGGGAAACAAGGCATTGCTTTCCGTGGTCATGATGaaaccagctcctccctgaaTCAGGGAAACTTTTTAGAAGTAATGAAGCTCCTTGAAACCTTTGACCCCTTCCTCCAGAACTACCAGGCCCCTTCTCATTCAACATATCTATCTCCTGCCTCGCAGAACAGCATGATCGAAAATGTTGTGCTGATGAAGTGA